From a region of the Nonlabens dokdonensis DSW-6 genome:
- a CDS encoding DMT family transporter, translating into MKTDLKKAIIFMLLSTLAFAVMNGVVKYLDGFNAYEKVFFRSLGTLIFTMPYLIYKKIPLLGNKRMLLIARGVIGAISLILFFLSLKYLPVGTAVTLRYLSPIFAAIFAVIWLKETIKPLQWLFFFMALTGVFVLQGFDGTTSLIGLLLVLTSALCMGLVFVVISKIGKQDHPMVIINYFMIIGTVLGGLLALNDWKTPVGNEWFLLLGLGVVGFIGQLFMTKSFQIASTNQVAPLKYLEVIFTVIIGVVWFLEIYTIWSVVGILLVITGLVLNILYKARISK; encoded by the coding sequence ATGAAGACAGACCTCAAAAAAGCCATCATATTTATGCTATTAAGCACTTTGGCTTTTGCAGTGATGAATGGTGTGGTTAAATATTTAGATGGATTCAATGCCTATGAGAAAGTGTTTTTCAGGTCACTTGGAACGTTAATATTTACAATGCCGTATCTTATTTATAAGAAAATTCCGTTACTTGGTAATAAGCGTATGCTGTTGATTGCACGCGGTGTTATAGGCGCCATATCACTTATTCTGTTTTTTCTTTCATTAAAATATTTGCCAGTAGGAACTGCAGTTACTTTAAGATATCTGTCGCCTATTTTTGCAGCAATATTTGCTGTAATTTGGCTTAAAGAAACCATTAAACCTTTGCAATGGTTATTCTTTTTTATGGCACTGACTGGAGTGTTTGTACTTCAGGGATTTGATGGTACGACAAGTCTTATAGGCTTGCTTTTGGTACTTACATCGGCGTTGTGCATGGGACTAGTTTTTGTTGTGATTTCAAAAATTGGTAAGCAAGACCATCCTATGGTAATAATTAATTACTTCATGATTATAGGAACTGTTTTAGGTGGATTGTTAGCGCTCAACGATTGGAAAACACCTGTTGGCAATGAATGGTTTCTACTATTAGGTTTGGGTGTAGTAGGTTTTATAGGTCAATTATTTATGACTAAATCATTTCAAATAGCATCAACAAATCAAGTAGCGCCTCTCAAATATTTGGAAGTCATCTTTACAGTAATTATCGGTGTCGTTTGGTTTTTAGAAATATATACGATTTGGTCTGTAGTCGGTATTCTTTTAGTGATAACAGGACTTGTGCTTAATATATTATACAAAGCAAGAATTAGTAAGTAA
- a CDS encoding heparinase II/III domain-containing protein — translation MINKLLLLFIAISFMACQEKQTTSVKESSAQLLLTSTGMELFQNPKSDLVENAISQLEIQVKEILENPLKVPQPIDAGGGYSHEKHKKNYAELYRVAISHNLNPADDKLAFIKEMFESYASMYPNLGLHPKAKENHPPGKLYWQGLNEAVTLFYMIQSYDLSREFLSEQEQGKIEKDLLRPMAHFLSVDSYDVFNKIHNHGTWSVAAVGMTGMVLGDDEMVQTSIYGSNKDGKTGFIAQLDHLFSSDGFYSEGPYYHRYAILPFIAFAEAIEKNNPEVKIFEHRDGILKKAVTTLLQLTDEQGRFYPINDAIKSKTWESDEVVFATNIAYKQYKDESLLPVIKMMGKISLTDAGAMAANAITEDTKDFYNRPSMFIADGVEGNSGGLALLRSPQNTDGQLQAVLKFSTQGMGHGHFDRLSLSVYDHGHEIIPDYGAARFLNIEAKRGGRYLPENKTYAQHTISHAAVVLDEKSQYKGNVKYSEEYVSQLVKTDVAGERLQVTIAMDTMAYSNTSLSRSITMVNEPAISDRPFIIDLYHIDSKTGHQMDMNFPFYGDIIDTQFEYTRPVNKTVLGTDNGYNHLEVLAKGSPNANSENTKFTFLQAQRFYTITSITDSNTELFITQTGANDPEFNLNIQRQYLLRQPKGDSTHTFVNIIEPHGFFNPIQETVAQPKSVISDVKHEQQNGCDIVTFKAGEDLYLYTLSRKRDNQKNHTITYNGNSYSWEGPHQLIKL, via the coding sequence ATGATAAATAAACTTCTATTACTTTTTATTGCGATAAGTTTTATGGCTTGTCAAGAGAAACAAACCACTAGTGTTAAGGAATCGAGTGCTCAATTACTCTTAACTTCAACTGGTATGGAGTTGTTCCAGAATCCTAAAAGCGACTTAGTAGAGAACGCTATTAGTCAATTAGAGATTCAGGTAAAAGAGATTCTTGAAAATCCTCTTAAAGTGCCACAACCAATAGATGCTGGCGGCGGCTACTCACATGAGAAACACAAAAAAAACTATGCAGAACTTTATCGCGTTGCTATTTCTCATAATCTCAATCCTGCAGATGATAAACTGGCTTTTATTAAAGAAATGTTTGAGAGCTATGCGAGTATGTATCCTAACTTAGGATTGCATCCTAAAGCAAAAGAAAATCATCCGCCTGGTAAACTGTATTGGCAAGGTCTTAATGAAGCAGTAACTTTATTTTATATGATTCAGTCTTATGATTTAAGTCGTGAATTTTTAAGCGAGCAGGAACAAGGTAAAATCGAAAAAGATTTATTGCGCCCGATGGCTCATTTCTTAAGCGTAGATAGTTATGACGTTTTTAATAAAATTCATAATCATGGAACCTGGTCAGTAGCTGCTGTGGGAATGACTGGAATGGTACTAGGTGATGATGAAATGGTGCAAACATCTATTTATGGGTCTAACAAAGATGGTAAAACAGGATTTATAGCTCAGCTAGATCATTTATTTTCAAGTGATGGCTTTTATAGTGAAGGACCTTACTATCATAGATATGCTATATTACCTTTTATCGCTTTTGCCGAAGCGATAGAAAAGAATAATCCTGAAGTTAAAATCTTTGAACATAGAGATGGGATATTAAAGAAAGCAGTAACCACTTTGTTACAACTAACCGATGAACAAGGTCGATTTTATCCTATTAACGATGCGATAAAAAGTAAAACATGGGAAAGTGATGAGGTAGTTTTTGCTACAAATATTGCTTATAAACAGTATAAAGATGAGAGTCTTTTACCGGTCATTAAAATGATGGGTAAAATATCATTGACTGATGCTGGTGCCATGGCAGCAAATGCTATTACAGAAGATACTAAGGATTTTTATAACAGACCTAGTATGTTCATTGCCGATGGGGTAGAAGGTAATAGTGGTGGACTTGCCTTATTACGTAGTCCTCAAAATACAGATGGACAGCTACAAGCCGTACTTAAATTTTCTACTCAAGGCATGGGACATGGACACTTTGATCGTTTGAGTTTATCAGTTTATGATCATGGTCATGAAATTATTCCAGATTATGGAGCGGCTCGATTTTTAAACATAGAAGCAAAACGTGGAGGAAGGTATTTGCCAGAGAACAAAACTTATGCCCAGCACACCATTTCACATGCAGCGGTCGTTCTGGATGAAAAATCTCAGTACAAAGGAAATGTGAAATATTCAGAAGAATATGTTTCTCAACTAGTAAAAACAGATGTAGCCGGCGAGCGATTGCAAGTTACCATCGCCATGGATACTATGGCATATAGCAATACAAGTTTGTCACGCTCCATCACAATGGTAAACGAGCCAGCTATTTCTGATCGTCCTTTCATTATCGATTTATATCATATTGATTCTAAAACTGGACATCAAATGGATATGAATTTTCCGTTCTATGGAGATATCATTGATACACAATTTGAATATACGCGACCTGTTAATAAGACAGTTTTAGGAACAGATAATGGGTATAATCACCTTGAAGTTCTTGCAAAAGGATCTCCAAATGCAAATAGTGAAAACACTAAGTTCACTTTTTTACAAGCGCAACGTTTTTATACGATTACGAGTATCACAGATTCTAATACAGAGTTATTCATTACTCAAACTGGTGCAAATGATCCAGAATTTAATCTAAATATTCAAAGGCAATATTTGTTAAGACAACCTAAAGGTGATTCTACTCATACTTTTGTGAACATTATTGAGCCACACGGTTTTTTTAATCCGATCCAAGAAACGGTTGCTCAGCCTAAATCTGTGATCTCTGACGTAAAGCATGAGCAGCAAAATGGTTGTGATATCGTGACATTTAAAGCTGGAGAAGATCTTTATTTATACACGCTTTCGCGAAAGCGAGATAATCAAAAGAATCATACAATAACTTATAACGGAAATTCTTATAGTTGGGAAGGACCGCATCAATTAATTAAATTATAA